In Paenibacillus stellifer, the DNA window CTTCTACAATGGAAAACGAATCCATTCAGCGATTGGGTATTTTACATCCAATGAATACGAACGTATGTACCGAGATGCTGTGTGATTTTAAGCGAAAAAGATAAGAGAAGAGCAACATGAAAAAACTTGAAGGCGGACTGTGGAAGAGCAAATTCATTTTGCCAGAGCATCGTGCGCGTATGGAGCAAGAGAAGCATGAAGGTCGGCGTCGGGAGAAGCCGGTTTTTGATCAGCAGCAACTGGAAGAGATCGACCGGGCGCTTATTTACAGCCTGAATGAAGGCGTGCCTGTCACCTTACGGCTGTGGGACCCGTTTGCTGATCGGGTCGCATAGGGCTGTCCTTTTTCTTCTAACAAAACTTCTAACGGCTAATGAATATCAATAGAACCTTAAGCATACTTAGGGGCAAATGAACTCTTATTTTAATTACTTGTGAGACCTAATTATACCTAGTAGAACCCTGCTGGGTCGCACTCGTAATGCGTAGGCCGGGGGTTCAATTCCCTTCACCAGCATCCTGAGAATGTCAATAACGGCGCGGTTTCCGAGGTTTCGGGAACCGCGCCGTTTTGTTGTAAATAGCTCTTTGTCTACCATTCGTCTACCCTGTAATCGACTAATGTGTTTGCGCTTAGAAAGTTATAAGTAGGCCAAGTTTATCAAGCACATTTAAGAAGTATACGAATAAGTGTTGCCTTTAAAATCTGGATACGGTTTTCGGATGAGTTAATCTATTGCATGTTTCTGAACATAATAATGACCCCTCGAAAGGAGCCATGGCGCTGGCTGAAGATAATTCGGCATAAACTTCTAGGAAACCGTTCGATCAATCGCATAGCGCAGTTGAACGACGCCACTGCCGAGAGGTTTGCAGTCCAACAGCTGCACATGCTTAAAACAATAGTTATCTTTGTCGATTAAGAGATTCAATCCTCTACCTTCCAATACAGGTGCCACATTGAAAATCACTTCGTCTACAAGTCCTTGCCCCAGGAATGAATTGTGGATTTCCGTACCACCGCTAATAAGAGCGGACCGATGCCCTTTCTCTTCCAGATAATCCAAGGCTTCCTTTGGCGATCTTACAACCTTTACTCCCGGAATTGCCGTGGCGCTTTTAGAAACTACAACGATATCAATATCGGCAAAGGGCCCTGGTCCACCGCTGCCGCGCATTCCTTCGAAGGTCCGACGCCCGACAATGAAGTTTCCTGCTGATTTGGCGTGAGTAAAGAAGTCGTCCAACGCTTCTTTTTTTGGCGGATTTTGGGGGCCGGATTGTGCATAATTGCCGTTGGCGGTTAAGGTTGCCCATATAACGGATTTCATAGTCTTACTCCTCCTTCTATTCGTTTCGATAGTGTTCGGATAGCTGCCGCCACCCGTTCCGGACGATCTTCTTGAACGTAGTGTGAAGCATCTTCCAGAATCTCGGTTTCGTTCATCGGCAAATATTTTTTCCATTTGGCCATCTGTTCGAGCGGGAAGCCGGCGCTATCTTTCGTCCCCCACAAAATGTATGCGGGCAAATCGGACAAATTAGACAGTTTTGATTCAATGTCGGCGAGCCACTTTCGCGCTTTACGGATATACCTTGGAAAAACCCATGTCGGTATCCTGGACTCCGGAGTCGGGAACGGATCTGTATAAGCTTTGCGCAAACGATTCGTGACTTTCTCCGCATGATATATACCATGAGGGACAATGACTTTGGCGAAAAAATTACGCTGTGTCTGAAGCCAGTACCCGATAGGCCAGCCACCCATGGCGAGCGAGAACAGTTTCATCGGCAATATTTTCGCGGGCCATGCCCAAGTATTCATCACGACGATGCCGCGCAAGTTATCTCGATGCCGTACCGCGTAGTTGAGGCCGATGGGACCTCCCCAATCTTGAACGACTAGAATCAATTCCTTTAGATTCAAATGTTGAATCAGGTCATGAACGGCTTTCGAATGCTCTTGTGGTGTAAACCGGTAGCCGTCAGGCGCCTTCGACATCCCGAATCCGGGGTAGTCTGGAGCGATAAGGCGGAACTCCGCACGAAGCTCCTTAATTACGTTTCGATAAAGATAAGACCAAGTAGGGTTTCCGTGCAGGAGAAGAACCGCTGGCCCTTGCCCTTCATCGACGTAGTGGATACAACCGTCGCGGTATGGCAGCCAGCGATCGGTGAACGGGAACTCCACAGCGTCCAATTCAAACGGTCTATTCAAGAGGACCCCTCCTTTCTAACCAAGGATTCCTTTCCTTGCTTCAAATCTTAAATGATCTGTGGTACATTTGAAAAGTAGTTACATTAAAGTGCAATAGTTTCAAAAAATGAACTATGGAGTGGTCAAAATGATGGATCAATCCTGCCCGGGCACTGTTGAACCTATTCTGGAAATCTTGGATAGCAAATGGATGCTTCTTCTCCTATTTGAACTGTTCAACGGAAATCGACGTTTTGGCGAGTTGCGTCGTAAACTGCAACCGATTAGTCCGAAAACGTTGACCGACCGATTGAGACTGTTAGAGGAAAAAAGAATCGTCACGCGTACACTTTACCCGGGCGTGCCGCTGCATGTCGAATATGACCTTACCGAGAGCGGGAAGGCGCTGCAACCGATTTTTGAAGCGATGTGGACGTGGACTCAGGAGCATGGCGCATGTCTACGGAACAAGACGATCGAGGGGGATCAAGAAGATGAGAGGGTAATGTGAACCTGTGTTTTAAAAATGAAAGGGCCATCCCGCAAAGGATGGCCCTAAAACTTGCTGTTATAGACAGCGCGGATTCTCTGAACTGCAAAGGATTATGCGGCAGCATCTGTTAACGACTTATTTTCAGCCGATTCTGAATGTCATTTTATGATTTTATCGGGCACACCGACCGTGTCTTCGTGTTCGAGCTCCTGGTTCTGATCACCCTGGAATGCAGCTTGTTTGGAGCTGTAAGTATCCGGCGCCTGCTGCTGACTGTTGCTGACGTTCGCGCGGAGATGGGGATTTTTATGAATCCGCTGACAAGTCTCCCGGGCAATCGGATCATCGATGAGGGTTATCCCAATTACATTCAGCTGGAGCAATTCAGTGTGCTGTACATCGATCTGGATTATTTCAAGTCTTAGTGAGATGCTCATGCTCGACTTCGCGGCGAACATGGCGCCGTACTTGGGGGACAACACTCCTACGCAGGCGATGATTCCGGTAAGCGTGGGATTGTCCGCTTTCTTCGGCACTTTCCTGTTCTTCAGCTTCGGCGGTCATTATTTTCTCGTTTTTGACAGCGCTCATGGTTAAACCTAAAGGGTAAAGGGCAAAATAAAACGCCAACAATTATCCCCATTCATGGATTTGAAGGGGATTTTTCATGAAAGCGAGTGGACAAATATGAGAAAAACTGCAGTCATTATGCTGGTCTTTCAGATCATGACCGTGGTTTCCGGCTGCCAAAAACCTAATTCGGAAGAACAGGATCTGCGGCACGTAAAATCAATACAGGACGACAATTCCCCAAAAGTGATCCTTCTAATGGCGGACTCCTTGATGGCCAGTGCCATTGACGAAGGAATCCGGCAGAAGCAGCTTCCTACTTTTCAATTTCTGATTGAACACGGACAGTATTATAAGGATGTCGTTAGTTCTTTTCCTACAATGTCAGTTACGGTCGACAGTTCGCTTCTGACTGGAAAATATGCTGATGTACATGGTGTTCCGGGGCTTATCTGGTATTCTTCCGACAAAAAGAGGATTATCAATTACGGAACTGGACCGATGGAGGTGTTCAGGCAGGACGTCGATACCGTATTGACCGACGCATTAATAAACCTGAACGGAAGCCATCTAAATCGAAAGATTCCAACGATTTATGAAGATTTGGCTCACATTGGCCTGAAATCAGGTTCGATTAACGGATTGGTTTATCGAGGAAAGAACGACCATGTACTGTCGATTCCAGAATGGATACAAGTTCCTACCACTTTGAAACGGGATATTCAGGTGAAAGGTCCGGATTTCTTGGCTTTTGGCGCATTATCCAACCCTCTTGACGGGAAAGTGAATTTGGCTCAAGGATTAACGAATCGGATGGGGATGAACAACGATTTCTCTGTCAAATCGGCTAAGTATTTGATTCAAGCTAACAAATTGCCTGATTTTTTGTTTGTTTATTTGCCGGATCTGGATCGTAAGCTTCATCAAAAGGGTCCCTCGAATCTGGACGGAGTCAAAAAATTGGACGGGCAAGTTAATAATCTACTGCAATCCTTCGGTTCCCCTGAACAAGCTCTAAAAGAGGTCATATTCGTAATTTTGGGAGACAGTGGTATGACACAGCTGCTGCCCGCCGATCAAAATCCAGTGATCGATTTGCCCGTCATGTTTGAAGGGGTCAACATTTTACGTCCTGGTGAAACTGCGACAGATCAGACAGAAATCGTTCTGGCTGTTAACGAAACGATGGGTTATGTGTACAAGCTAAAACCAAATCGTTCGCTACAAAATCTAGCCGATACGTTGAGCAGGGATGAGCGAATCGATTTTATCGCATGGCAAGAAAAAAATTGGATCCATGTCATTCAGGGTGGAACCGCCAAGCGGTTTAAATATAAAGAAAAAGGAAATATGATTGACTGCTACAAACAGTCGTGGACTATCGAGCAGGATTCCGGGGTCCTCGATCTTAAAGTCAATGCTGACGACGGACGTTTGGAGTATGGCGCATATCCAGATGCATTGCAGAGGCTGGCAAGCGCTCTCCACTCGCATCAAGGGGATTTCATGGTCGTTACAGCTAAACCGGGCTACGAATTGGCGGACAGTAGCTCGCCGACGCACAAGGGCGGTGGGGGGCATGGGTCCATTCGGCAAACTGAATCGCTTGTTCCCTTGATTATCACTGGAACCAATCGCAAACCCGAATATTTGCGAATGGTCGATTTGAAATCATACTTGCTGAAGCTATTAACACAATAAACAACCGGGCGCTATAGAATGTTGACCAGCTTGTTCTGCCCGTCAGTTGAAATTCCCGGCTTTAAGGTCAGCTCCAGCGGATTCTTCAGATTCACATAGAGACTGGTGTCGGCGGCCACTTTCCCCTTCTTATCGGATAGCTGGAAGCTGACGGGATAATAATCCCGGGATGTCTCTGACGGTACGGATATTTCATATTGCACGGCCCCATCCTTATCATCCTTCTCCTGCACCTCCCAGGAATCGGGCGCCTTGACCCGGATTTCCCCGGACTTCTCCGCCTTCTGTTCCAGCGTGATGCGGAAGCGGTCGCCCCGGGAGCTGACTAATACCGGACCTTCTTTGATCGTGAGGTCGGGGCTCCAGTGCTTCAGCAGCGTTTTATGTAAAAATTGCGTCATCTCAAACAGAACGTCGGTCCAGTATTTGTCCGTTCCGTGGCCCTCGCCTTCCATCGTGTACAGCTCCGTGTATACACCCTTTGCCTGATGCTGTTTGACCATCTTCAGAGTCTCTCCATAGTCGGCGGTCCGATCCTCGGTTCCATGGATGAACAGAACAGGCGGGTCTTGCGGATCAATTTCATGGGGAGAGGACATGGGGCCATACAGATTTATTACAGCGAAAATATGGCTCTTGTCACGACTCTTCCAAATCCGGTCCCCCGCGTTCATGAAAGTCAGCGTCAGTTCCCCACCGGCTGACTCGCCGCTGACCGCGATTTTCCCCGGGTCTATGCCGTATTCCGCGCCATTCTGTTCAATCCAATCATAGAGACTGCCCATATCGTCAATGGCATCGTTGACCGCTCCGGTCCAATCCTCGTTGGCATTGTCGCGCAGCCGGTAATCGGCAGAAATCACCACGTAGCCCATCTTGGCGAACACATCGGCGAACTTGGCCATATCGCTCTTGCTGCCGTAGCTGAAGCTGCCCCCATGCGCCATAAGCAGCACCGGTCTGGCTTTCAATGAATCCTGGGCAGGTTCATATAGATCCAGCAGGAGCTTTTCCATGCTTCCTTTCGCATTAGGTTTATTCGCGTATACGATATTTTCATGCTTTTCCACCTGTGTAAATGCGGGATACAAATAGCGGTTTGGGTCCAAATCGGCTTGCGCCTGCGAGCTTGCCTGCGGCTCCTGCTCCTTGTTGGCATTCGGACGGAGGCTGCAGCCAGGCATCAGTATTAGCAGACAGGCCAGAATCAAACCGAACTTGATGATCGCCTTTTGGGTTGGCATAGTCACTTCTCCTTCATTCTTACGTGATATTCTTGCATCTCCGCTAGCGTACTGTCCCGCTAACCGGAGGCTGGAAGGCACAGGCTCAGGGAACATGATCCGCCAGACATTGAGTGCAAACGATTGCAATTCAGTGTAAGTGAATACAAAGAAATTCAAAATTTGTGCTGTAATCCTGAAAATGCCGCTCTCCGTAGAGTTCGCCTTCCCATCCTGAATTCCTCTAACGGACAAAATATTGATACATGGATGTGCTGTGCTGGTAAGGGAAACAATGTAAAGACATCAGTTTCCCTCCAGGTCTGCCCGTCCACGGGCAGAGGGATTTCATCAATCTTTTATCTGCTCTTCATGCAAATTTAAGCTTGACCCCTTATAGTAAGGACATACCCCCTTACGACATATATATTGGCCCTGCCGGATAACGGCGGGGCACTTTTTTTGAGGGAAAGTCCGGTCCCTCGGAATAACTTTCGTTATTTCTTTAGATTTGAGCGGCCATTATTCAAGAAACAGAAGCTTCCGGCTAAAATTTAATGATTTTTTCAGGTTGCGATCAGGTTTTTTTCAGGTTCGGGGGGTATATTAGAGATACCAAACACCCCCCAGTGTTTTGTGTATATATAGTTCAAGGCTCTGCCGACTCCCACGGCAGAGCCGCTTTTTTTAATGGGAATGCCGAACGCCAAGCTGATACTGATCTTCATAGCTCTGGTAGGCCGAGATGTCGAGGCCCAGATATTTGCGCATATGTATGGCGGCCTGCGCAGCAATGATGTCGTTAAGCAGCAGCATGGTTTCATGAAAGCCGTGGCAGACATATTTGGCTTCAATGCCGTCCGGTCTCCGCCGCTGCTCGTAGATTTTGACCCCGCGCCGTCTCATTTCGCTCCGTACATCCCGCAGATCGCAGGTTGCGAGGCGGGCGGCGGCCTGCAGCATGTCCAGATAGGGAGCGGGCGTCCGGAGGTGGGTTGCGATCAGTTGGGCATCCCTTTCGAAGGCCGACAGAATCAGCGGCAGCATCACGCAGGACTTGACGAGCATATGGTCTTCGCGCTGAGATCTGTACATGCGGACATCACCTCGGAATAATGGGAACATATATTCGTATTTTACCTCCAACTCACAAAAATAATCAATGGAATTTCTAAACATGTCTGCGAATTGTGATATAATTCACAACCTTATAATCGCACATGAGCTATATTAAATTCAGGTAATTAAAATTAAAAATATTAGTTAAGGAAAGAGGAATTATCATGAGAATGGAAAGCAGTTTCCTCCGCGGCTTGATGTTTGGCGTTGTGTTCAGTGTTCCGCTGTGGATGTCTCTGATTGGCTGGCTGCGCGTGCTGTGACCGTTCTTGTTTAATGGGTATATAGATCGATTTATAGAGAGAAGGGACCGTCTTTCTGAAGGCGGTCCCTTTAATATGCGCAAAAACTACCTATTCACATCTTATATGTATGAGTAAAAGGACCGGATTAGTACCAAGAAATAGGATTGACGAATCATATATAGGGTGCTAGAATTCCATAATATGAGAGACAAAAGTCATAGATAATTTCATTTGTTCATGTATAAACGCAAAACAGTCGAAAGGCTGCGACGCAAAGCCCAGGAGTCTACCGCGTGTACACAACGCCATGATCGTCCGGCCGCCATGAAAGCCAGTCAAGGCTATCAAGGCGGCCTTTTTGCTGTTATTATAAGCCGCTGCAGCCATTGACCTTAATCGACAATTTTAGAGGTGAGGGCAATTGATGAAGAATTTGAAATCATGGGTATCCTTGATGCTGACCGGGATGATCTTGGTATGGTGCACTATTGGGGTTGCTGGCAAGGCTGACGGAGCAGCGGCCGGGTTCTTAGGGACAGCGGGATATTATAATGCTTTCATACTAGGCAATTTTACGCAGTCTTTCACGGATACGGAAGGAAGATTAGCTGCCGGAGGAAATGTTACGCTAAACGGTTATTCTGTCGGGTTTAAGCTTAGCAGCAGCGAGCGCGAAAAGCCCGCCGTTCTTGTGGCTGGCGGAAACTTGACGTTCAATGGCGGCGAGATTCTTGGAAACGTGGTATATGGAGGAACGGGCCAAATCGGGGCGGAAGTGAATGTCACCGGAACGAAGAGCCAGGGCACGCCTATCGACTTCCCGTCGGAATTTCGTTATTTGACAGAGACATCGCAGCGATTGGCGGCGTTGGAAGCAAATGGAGTGACCGAGTACCAGTGGGGACGGTTGACACTCACAGGAAAAGATAAGCGGATGAACATCTTCTCCGTCTCAGGCAGCGATCTGTCCCAGGCCAATACGCTGGTGATCGATGCTCCAGCCGAATCGACAGTAATCGTTAATGTTGACGGCGCCTCGAATCAGCTTCAGTATTTTGGTTTCTCGTTGCAGGGTATTTCACGCGAGCATGTTCTGCTCAATTACAGCCAGGCTTCCGAGCTTGTCATTAGAGGGATCGCAGTGGAAGGCAGTGTACTGGCCCCGGGAGCGGCCGTCAATTTCGACAATGGCCAATTCAACGGCACGCTCATCGCGGCTTCGGTTGTAGGGGGCGGGCAGTTCAATCATCATCCGTTCACGGGAAGTGATGAGACGCCTGAGCCGAGCCCAAGCCCAAGCCCGAGCCCAAGCCCAAGCGTAAGTCCAAGCCCGAGTCCGACGCCAACACCGTCGGAGACAGCGAGCCCGACGCCAACACCGTCGGAGACTCCGAGCGAGACGGCAACGCCGACGCCGGAGATACCGAGCGAGACGGCAACTCCAACACCAGTGACGCCAAGCGAGGCGCCAACGCCGACACCGGATACGCCGATCGAAACCGCAAGTCCGACGCCAGAGGTAACGCCGAGCGAGACGGCAACGCCAACGCCGGAGACTCCGAGTGAGACGGCAACGCCGACACCGGAGACTCCGAGCGAGACGGCAACGCCGACGCCAGTGACGCCGAGCGAGCCGCCAACACCGACGCCAGTGACGCCGAGCGAGACGGCAACACCGACGCCAGTGACGCCGAGCGAGCCGCCAACGCCGACACCAGTGACGCCAAGCGAGCCGCCAACGCCGACACCAGTGACGCCAAGCGAGCCGCCAACACCGACACCAGTGACGCCGAGCGAGCCGCCAACACCGACGCCAGTGACGCCAAGCGAGGCGCCAACGCCGACACCGGATACGCCGATCGAAACCGCAAGTCCGACGCCAGAGGTAACGCCGATCGAGAGCCCGACGCCAACGCCGACTTCCGAATCGACAACCGTCATCAACGATGAACCCGTTCCTATTGGACCGGTAAATTCGCCTGAAGCATCGGCGGCTCCGTCACCGACGCTATCACCGACGCCGTCGCCTTCTGCCACACCTTCGGGTGATGAGGTTACCATTGATGATAATCCTCTTCCGTTAGGCGTGCCTTCGGCAACACCAACTGCAACACCAATAGCGACACCAACGGCGACGCCTTCCGCGTCTCCCGCCCCATTGGTAACGCCGAAGCCTGAAGAGCTGGAACTCGGCGATGACCCTGTGCCTCAAGGAGTTCCTGCGCCTGTCGGCAAGCTGCCTAAGACCGGGGAAGAGAGCCACATGCCTTACTACGCAGGCGGCGCTGCAATCTTGGCGATTGGCTTGCTGTTGAGATTAAAGGGAAGACGCAAATTCGAATAATCTGCAGTACCTATAAGGGCATTCATTCATTTGAGATGCACCCCTTGGAAGAGACATTGGAACCCCCTGGGTTTCCGGTGACATTCCAAGGGGTGTTGTTTTTGTCCGTACCTTCCGATCTGATATACTGGGTGTTATCTGTTGTCGTATTTGCAGGAGAAGGCGAGGTGGCGGATTTGTTGTGGATGATCATTGCGGTGCTGGCCGTTGCGGTTTGCGCAGGCGGCGTTACGTATGCCGGTCTCTATTTTTACAAAGTCGCTATATTCAGGACTCCCAAAATGTTCATTGCAAGCACGCCGAAGGCCAAGGTGAAAATGAAGGAAGAACCGCCTACGGCGGGTGCATCCTGGGGAGAAGGACAGCAGTGGATCGCCGCCCAGCAGATTCGGGAGCTGGAACTGACCTCGGATGACGGCCTGAAGCTGCACGGCTACTGGATTCCTTCGGAACGGGCCGGAGGACGGACCGCGATTATCGCACATGGCTATTCGGGCAAAGCCAAGGACATGGGGGCGTATGCGAAGCTCTATCATGACAGGCTTGGCTTCAACGTGCTGTTGCCCGACGCACGGGGGCATGGTCAATCGGAAGGGAGCTACATCGGGTTCGGCTGGCATGAGCGTCTGGATTATGTCAAATGGATCCGCCGCGTCATTGAGGAGACGGGGGGTGATGCGCAGATCGTGCTGCACGGCGTATCGATGGGCGGAGCGACTGTACTGATGACTTCAGGCGAAGAGCTGCCCCCGCAGGTTAAGGCGATTGTCTCCGACTGCGCTTATACTTCCGTCGCCGCCGAGTTATCCTATCAGTTGAAGCGAATGTACCGGTTGCCGTCCTTTCCGTTCCTTCAGGCCGCAAGTCTGGTCTCGGCCATCAAGGCCGGCTATTCCTTCCGGGAGGCCTCTGCACTGAGGCAGGTTCGCCGGTCCGGAGTGCCGATCCTGTTCATTCATGGAGATGCGGATACGTTCGTCCCTTACTTCATGCTGGACCAGCTGTATGAAGCATGCGGCGGACCCAAGGAACGGATGGTTGTGCCCGGGGCCGGGCATGGTCTGGCTTATGATACGGACAAGGCGGGATATATTAGCCAGGTAGGGGAGTTTGTCGCCCGGTACACGAAGAATTCTCCGTAAAAATGGACAGCGCCCGGCTTTCGCTTATGCGAATGCCGGGCGCTTATATGTGGCGGAAATCTCCGTTCTTATGCAACTGAGAACAGCTTCCGCGTATATTTAATCTTTCCCTACCGCCTGCCTGAAATGGCGGTCTCTATACTCCTCTTTCATTTCCAGCAGCCGTATGGCGATAACAGTTCTGCATCCAAAACGATAAAAGCCCTGCCTCTCTTCTATCCTTGCGGCTCCAATGACCGCTCCAGTGTGAATCGGAAAATCTACAGCTTCAATATCATCTTACCAGAAGAACCTGCGGTGCTACGGTGAAAGGGCCGGTGAAGCCCCGAGCGCCAAGTTCTTTGAAAATTTTAAGGTATATAAAGGTCTATAAGTACATGTAATCAATTCTAAAAAGAACGCCGATATACTTAGTACAACAGTCCTGGGTTATCCTTTAACGAATAATCCCTTTTGCATGGAAAAATCAAATATTATTATACTATAGCACAAACAGACAGGATTTACAAATGCAATATTGCTGGACAGTCTGTTCACATCCGAGTTCGTGGTGCTTTTCTTATCCTCTTTTGCCCCGCGCGATGAATACGCCTCC includes these proteins:
- a CDS encoding alpha/beta hydrolase, which translates into the protein MIIAVLAVAVCAGGVTYAGLYFYKVAIFRTPKMFIASTPKAKVKMKEEPPTAGASWGEGQQWIAAQQIRELELTSDDGLKLHGYWIPSERAGGRTAIIAHGYSGKAKDMGAYAKLYHDRLGFNVLLPDARGHGQSEGSYIGFGWHERLDYVKWIRRVIEETGGDAQIVLHGVSMGGATVLMTSGEELPPQVKAIVSDCAYTSVAAELSYQLKRMYRLPSFPFLQAASLVSAIKAGYSFREASALRQVRRSGVPILFIHGDADTFVPYFMLDQLYEACGGPKERMVVPGAGHGLAYDTDKAGYISQVGEFVARYTKNSP
- a CDS encoding alpha/beta fold hydrolase; the protein is MNRPFELDAVEFPFTDRWLPYRDGCIHYVDEGQGPAVLLLHGNPTWSYLYRNVIKELRAEFRLIAPDYPGFGMSKAPDGYRFTPQEHSKAVHDLIQHLNLKELILVVQDWGGPIGLNYAVRHRDNLRGIVVMNTWAWPAKILPMKLFSLAMGGWPIGYWLQTQRNFFAKVIVPHGIYHAEKVTNRLRKAYTDPFPTPESRIPTWVFPRYIRKARKWLADIESKLSNLSDLPAYILWGTKDSAGFPLEQMAKWKKYLPMNETEILEDASHYVQEDRPERVAAAIRTLSKRIEGGVRL
- a CDS encoding YolD-like family protein; this encodes MKKLEGGLWKSKFILPEHRARMEQEKHEGRRREKPVFDQQQLEEIDRALIYSLNEGVPVTLRLWDPFADRVA
- a CDS encoding alkaline phosphatase family protein codes for the protein MDLKGIFHESEWTNMRKTAVIMLVFQIMTVVSGCQKPNSEEQDLRHVKSIQDDNSPKVILLMADSLMASAIDEGIRQKQLPTFQFLIEHGQYYKDVVSSFPTMSVTVDSSLLTGKYADVHGVPGLIWYSSDKKRIINYGTGPMEVFRQDVDTVLTDALINLNGSHLNRKIPTIYEDLAHIGLKSGSINGLVYRGKNDHVLSIPEWIQVPTTLKRDIQVKGPDFLAFGALSNPLDGKVNLAQGLTNRMGMNNDFSVKSAKYLIQANKLPDFLFVYLPDLDRKLHQKGPSNLDGVKKLDGQVNNLLQSFGSPEQALKEVIFVILGDSGMTQLLPADQNPVIDLPVMFEGVNILRPGETATDQTEIVLAVNETMGYVYKLKPNRSLQNLADTLSRDERIDFIAWQEKNWIHVIQGGTAKRFKYKEKGNMIDCYKQSWTIEQDSGVLDLKVNADDGRLEYGAYPDALQRLASALHSHQGDFMVVTAKPGYELADSSSPTHKGGGGHGSIRQTESLVPLIITGTNRKPEYLRMVDLKSYLLKLLTQ
- a CDS encoding dihydrofolate reductase family protein, producing the protein MKSVIWATLTANGNYAQSGPQNPPKKEALDDFFTHAKSAGNFIVGRRTFEGMRGSGGPGPFADIDIVVVSKSATAIPGVKVVRSPKEALDYLEEKGHRSALISGGTEIHNSFLGQGLVDEVIFNVAPVLEGRGLNLLIDKDNYCFKHVQLLDCKPLGSGVVQLRYAIDRTVS
- a CDS encoding winged helix-turn-helix transcriptional regulator, whose translation is MMDQSCPGTVEPILEILDSKWMLLLLFELFNGNRRFGELRRKLQPISPKTLTDRLRLLEEKRIVTRTLYPGVPLHVEYDLTESGKALQPIFEAMWTWTQEHGACLRNKTIEGDQEDERVM
- a CDS encoding alpha/beta hydrolase: MPTQKAIIKFGLILACLLILMPGCSLRPNANKEQEPQASSQAQADLDPNRYLYPAFTQVEKHENIVYANKPNAKGSMEKLLLDLYEPAQDSLKARPVLLMAHGGSFSYGSKSDMAKFADVFAKMGYVVISADYRLRDNANEDWTGAVNDAIDDMGSLYDWIEQNGAEYGIDPGKIAVSGESAGGELTLTFMNAGDRIWKSRDKSHIFAVINLYGPMSSPHEIDPQDPPVLFIHGTEDRTADYGETLKMVKQHQAKGVYTELYTMEGEGHGTDKYWTDVLFEMTQFLHKTLLKHWSPDLTIKEGPVLVSSRGDRFRITLEQKAEKSGEIRVKAPDSWEVQEKDDKDGAVQYEISVPSETSRDYYPVSFQLSDKKGKVAADTSLYVNLKNPLELTLKPGISTDGQNKLVNIL
- a CDS encoding LPXTG cell wall anchor domain-containing protein, which gives rise to MPSATPTATPIATPTATPSASPAPLVTPKPEELELGDDPVPQGVPAPVGKLPKTGEESHMPYYAGGAAILAIGLLLRLKGRRKFE